One segment of Lepisosteus oculatus isolate fLepOcu1 unplaced genomic scaffold, fLepOcu1.hap2 HAP2_SCAFFOLD_327, whole genome shotgun sequence DNA contains the following:
- the LOC138227344 gene encoding acyl-CoA-binding domain-containing protein 6-like has translation MASRSPLSSPDSATGSGTDPARPDTGEPLGGSDSDSDLGLGEEGCGAGDLGYRLEETELEAEFEAAAERLRGLVQTASREQLLYLYARYKQVKRPQNFDIVRNPTDQGVQAWKQLGDMSKEQAMQEYVACVHSLDPEGGQKVGTSDSISLKPAICLVSAFGRQDDVMH, from the exons ATGGCGTCTCGCTCTCCATTGTCTTCCCCCGACTCTGCTACGGGTTCAGGTACCGACCCGGCTCGGCCAGACACAGGAGAGCCGCTCGGTGGGTCAGATTCGGATTCAGACTTGGGTCTCGGGGAGGAAGGTTGCGGTGCTGGTGACCTGGGGTATCGCCTGGAAGAGACGGAGCTCGAAGCCGAGTTTGAAGCGGCAGCTGAGCGGCTCCGTGGACTGGTGCAGACAGCGAGCAGAGAACAGCTGCTTTACCTGTACGCCAGGTATAAACAGGTAAAGCGACCCCAAAACTTTG ATATTGTAAGAAACCCAACAGACCAGGGAGT gcaggcctgGAAGCAGCTTGGGGACATGAGCAAAGAACAGGCCATGCAGGAGTATGTAGCGTGTGTGCATTCGCTGGACCCAGAAGGAGGCCAGAAGGTAGGGACTTCTGACTCAATTTCACTTAAACCTGCTATTTGTTTGGTGTCAGCTTTTGGGCGCCAGGATGATGTCATGCATTGA